TTACCTCATCGGTTCGGCGGTCGGGCCGCATCCATACCCGACGATGGTACAGGATTTTCAGCGTATAATCGGCGACGAGGCGCGCGCGCAGATACTCGAGCGCGAAGGGCGTCTGCCGAACGCCGTCGTCGCCTGCGTAGGTGGCGGAAGCAACGCGATCGGCGCCTTCACGGCCTTCATCGCGGACACGGAGGTCCGCCTCATTGGAGTGGAACCGGCGGGGCGCGGCCTCACATACGGCAATCATGCGGCGACGCTTACGATGGGAGCGCCCGGCGTCCTGCACGGATTCAGAAGCTATCTGCTCACCGACGGGGCGGGAAATCCCGCGGAAGTCTATTCGATCGCGGCGGGGCTGGATTACCCTTCGGTCGGCCCGGCGCACGCAGACCTCAAAGCCAGCGGGCGCGGGGAATACATCTGTGCCGGGGACAAAGAGGCGCTGGACGCCTTCAAATTGCTCTGCCGCACGGAGGGTATAATCCCGGCGCTTGAAAGCTCGCACGCCCTTGCCGGCGCGCTGGCCGCAGCCAAAGAGATGAATCCCGGCGACATTGTGATAGTGAACCTTTCAGGCCGCGGGGACAAGGACATGGAGACGATCGCGAAGCTCGGCATCATCGGGTAAGGTAAGGCAGGGACAAACATTAAGGCCGTACGCGAAGTACGGCCTTAACTGAAAAACGTTCGGTCGAATATCGTGAAGAGGTCGTTCCTGTCACATTTTCTTGGACATATCGGAGCAGCCGCGTCCCAGCAGGATGAGCCCCATGCCGCTGAAGATGAGGTCTATCCCGAGGATTATTCCGATCACCGCCGCGCCGGTGAAGAAGTTCTTCCACATCATGAAGGCCAGCACCACGCCGAGCACGCCCGACAGCAGTATCCACAGCGAACCGCCGATGGCTTTTACCCGGAAGTATTCGATTATCTTTGTGATCCCGTCGACAAGGAAGTAGGCGGCGAGCAGGATGCTGAGCGTCATTACTCCCGCGAGCGGGTGCGCGAGGAAAACGATGCCCGCGGCGATGGATATTACCGCCATGAAGGCCTGCTGCCAGGGGCTGTCTCCCGAGCGGATCGCCGAATAGGCGCCGAAGGCGTTGCCGAAGCCTATCGCGAGCAGAAAGAAGCCAAGCAGCGTCTCTATCGCGAAGGAGGCCAGCATCGGCATCGACAGTGAGAGGAAGCCTATTACGAGCATAATGCCGCCGACCCAGTAGAATCTCTTCTTACTCTTTGCGAGGTCGTCCTTTGAGAAATTTCCCGTAAATAACATTATCTACATCCTCCCTATTCATATAGCGGACTTTTACGGTTTAAAACCGATCTCATATTGCGCTTTACAGTATAACATAATGGCTGAAAGGGCAACGTAAAAGCGCTGAAAAGAAAGTTTTGTGATATTCTTAGGAAAATATGCTGAGAAAGCGTGGATGAGAAATGGGAGTCGATTGCGAGCGAATACTTGTCAGCGCCTGTCTGTTGGGGATGAATTGCCGTTACTGCGGCGGAGGTTGTGAGGACGAGCGCGCCGCGGAGCTTCTGGCGCAGTATTGCCTGCTGCCCGTCTGCCCCGAACAGCTCGGCGGACTGCCGACTCCGCGCGAGCCTGACGAGATATTGAACGGCCGCGTGATAGGCAGGAGCGGCCAGGACAACACGGAGGCCTTTGAACTCGGCGCGAGAGAGGCGCTGCGGGCGGCTAAACTTTTCAACTGCCGTTTCGCGCTTCTCAAGGAGCGCAGCCCCTCCTGCGGTTCAAATGTGATATATGACGGCAGCTTTACCGGCAGGCGGATCGCAGGCGCCGGAGTCACGGCGCGCCTGCTCGCCGCGGAGGGAATAAAGGTTTTCAGCGAGGAACATATAGACGAATTGAAGGAGGCGCTAAAATGCCGCGCGTAGATATCAATGTGGTGCGCAAGGATGAACTCGAACATAAAAGGTGGAGCGGAGGCGTTACGACGCAGCTCGCGATATGGCCGGAGGATGCGGACTATGCCGCGAGAAAATTTGACTGGCGCATAAGTTCGGCGGTCGTCGAGGATGAAGAATCCACCTTTACGCCGCTTCCGGGGATACACCGGCACCTGATGCTGCTGGAGGGCGGCATCGAGCTCGCCCATGAAGGGGTCGGAAGCCGGCTGATGATACCGCTCGCTGATGTCGCCGAATTTGAAGGCGGATGGGAGACGAGATCTTCCGGCAGATGCGTTGACTTTAACCTCATGACAGCCAAAGATTATGAGGGCAAAATGGAACCAGTAGCCGCAAATAAAAAAATAAAACTGCCCATGCCCCCGGCGTCACGCTGCTGGTACGGATTTTATTCCATCGCTGACGGCGTTGCGGCGGATATTGAGAAGGATGGCCGTTTCGCAAGGGTGACGCTGGATAGAGGGGATTTTCTTCTCATATCGTATCTGCCGGCGCCCGGCGATGAGCTGTCCGTCACGCTCGGCTCACAGGCGGAGATCCCGGCCGTGAGCGCCGCAGTCTGGCGGAAGAGCTGATTTGCTGCCGCCCGAGACGGTTGGCTGCAGGATAGAGGCGCTCCAATTCGCGCCGGAATCACGCTGGGAGGAGGCTCTTGCCGTCAGGGCGGACGGCGATCCTGAATCGACGAAGGCGTGGCTGGCTCGCTTTTGCGACAGGCGGCTCGGCGTGGAGCTGTTTTTCAAACAGCCGCATACCGGCGGCCTGCGGGCCTTTATCGGCGTGCGGCTGGATTTTTCGGAAGATGCCGGCGCCGCCGCCGTCGAGATCTCTGAAATGTTCGTTTCCCGGCGTTTATGCACGGTCGGAGATTTTTTGTCCTTTACGGAACGCAGGCTGGGCTTGCCGCTCTTCGCCGGCTCTCCCTCTTTTATGGAGCTCGGCCTCGTCAACCTTTGGAAATCTTTCGGGGCCGTGACCTTCTGGCGCGCGGGCGGAGCGGCTCCCTTTGAAAAATTTAAGGACGCGCTTTCCGCCGAGCCGCGTTATCTTCAAAAACTGCCCGCGCCGCCGGCGATAGAGACGGCATATTCCGAGCCTGTTCCTCACTGGCTCGGAATATATGTCGGCTCCACACTTGCGGACGGGAGCTGTATCTTGGATATGGACGCCGCGGCCCGCTGTTTGAAGGCGGATGGGAGCCATCCGGCGTGACGTACCGCCTTTACCTCTCGCAGAGCCCCCGGAAGAAGGAGAACAGCGCCGAGGCGGCGAGCGCCGCGGTGCGGTGGTCTTCGTCGAGGATCGGCGAGACCTCCATTATATCGAGATACTTTACTTTTATGCTGCGTCCCGCGAGGTAGGCTATCTTGTCCAGCTCCGGGGCCTTGAGCCCGCTCGGATTGCTGGCGGAGGCTCCCGGCGCCTCCGTGCTGCGGACGGCGTCGATGTCCAGAGAGACGGCGATCGACCGGCTGTTTTTTCCGGCGGCGTTGAGCGCCTGCAGGAAGAATTCCATCACCCTCTCCGAGACTTCGCGCAGCGTGATGACGTGTCCGCCCTGTTCGAGCACCCAGTTATAATAATAGGGAGAATTGTACTGTTCCTGAATGCCGAATTCGACGAAAGCCTCTCCGCGAAGTGCTTTGTCCGGCAGCTGCGTCAGCGCGCGATAGAAAGAGGTCCCGCTGTTGATGCCGTTTTCGTCGCTGCGCACGTCTAGGTGAGCGTCGACGTTTATCAGCCCCATGCCGTCATGTCCGATATTGGCTCCTTTCACCAACCCCGCGACCCCGGGATAGGTGAGGTCATGGCCGCCGCCGAGGACTATCGGCAGTCCGCCGCGGGCCGTTATTTCGGCGACCGCCTCGGTCTCCGCCTGATGGACCTCTTCAAGTGTGAGGTCCTTTGTCCTTATGTTGCCGACGTCGGCGATCCGCAGACGGTGAAAATCCGCGCTGAATCCGGGCGTCAGCCGATAGAGCCGGCGTCTGATATCGTCGGGGCCGTCCGCGGCTCCCGCGCGTCCCTTGTTAGCCGTTATCCCGCGGTCCTCGGGGACGCCGATGATCGCGACGGTCCCCTCTTCCACTTCCTTGACGTTTATGCGCGACACCAGTTCGCCGAGCCTGCGGTCCTTGGGGTCGTTCCGGCTGTAAAAAAGATCTCTGGCCGCCGGATCTATTTTGTATCTCATAGCGTTTTCCTCCTCAAATGGGTGGTGCAATCATTAGATTTTATCCCCGGCGGCTTAGGAACACAAGGCGCGGCATAATAATAACGTCAAAAGGCGGCTCTGGTATACTCTCGCCAGGCGGCGTAAAAGTTATATAATATTAGCCAATATGAAAAACCAAGGATGGTGGCAGCTATGAAAGAACTGAAGATGTTTATGTTTGAGGGATGCCCGCACTGCAAACGGGCCAAGGAGATGATATCGGAGCTGCTTGCCGGGCATCCGGAGTATAAAGATGTTCCGTTCGTGATGATCGACGAGAAGAAGGAGCCCGCCGTCGCGGATAAGTACGATTATTATTATGTCCCGACCTTCTTTGCCGGCGACGAGAAGATAGCAGAGGGCGTTCCCACCAAAGAGGGTGTGGAAAAGGCTTTCCGCGCGGCCTATAACGGATAGGCGGCCGGACCGTTGAAGAACGTTGACGATCTGGAAATAATGGAGCTGGTGGGCGGTACTCCGCTCTATCGGCTCAAAGGGGACAGCGGCGGCGCCGAGGTCTGGGTAAAGCTCGAAGGGGCGAATCCCGGCGGCTCGATAAAGGACCGCGCCGCGTGGGGGATGCTAAAAGATGCTCAGCGCCGGGGACTGCTCACGGAAAAGACGGTGATCGTTGAGCCGACCAGCGGGAACACTGGCATCGGTCTCGCGATGCTGGGGCGCGCGCTGGGCCTCCCCGTGATCCTGACGATGCCCGAATCGATGTCCAAAGAACGCCGTGCGGTGCTTGCCGCCTTTGGCGCGCGGCTGGTGCTTACACCGGCCTCCGCGGGAATGGCCGGCGCGGTGGACGAGGCGAAGCGGATATTGAGCGAGGATAAAAACGCGCTGCTGCTTGACCAGTTTTCGAATCCGGGCAATCCGCGCGCTCATGAAGAGACTACGGGGCCGGAGATATTGGCTCAGCTGCCGGAGGGCAAAAGGCTCGCGGCCTTTGTCGCCTCCTTCGGTACGGGGGCCACTGTGACGGGCGTCGGGCGCGCTTTGCGCAAGGATTTTCCCGATGTGAGGATCGTCGCCGTCGAGCCGGCCTCCAGCCCGCTGATCACGAAGGGGAAGGCGGGGCCGCATAAGATACAGGGCATCGGCGCGAACTTCGTTCCCGCCAATCTCGCCGTATCGGAGATAGACGAGTTTATGACGGTCACCGACGGCGACGCTCTGGAGACCGCACGCAGGCTGGCCGCCGAGGAGGGGTTGTTCAGCGGCATCTCCACCGGGGCGAACGTCTGGGCGGCGCTGAAGATCGCGAAAGAGCTGCCGCGTGACAGCCTCGTCGTTACCGTCCAGCCTGACCGCGGCGATAAATACCTGAGCGTTTTTTCCGAGGGCGCTTAGCGGCTTGCCGCCGGCGTGTTTTGAAAAGCGCCGTTTATTGATATGTAAACGCGGCGTGCCCGCGTTCCCCTGAACGCCGCGGCCGCATTTGGCACCGGCCGTCTTAGAGAGAGTTTTTTCGGGACGGCCGGTTGCTGTTGCCGGGCAATCGGCGCGGGATATTTTTTTCTTGGACGTATTTTCTTTTCTTTTTCGTAATATATGTATGGCAGATCCATAAAATTCTGTATAATAGTCAATCAGGAGCTGTACAAAACAACTCGTTGCTGATATTTTATTAGTGTAAATAAAGTCGCGGAGGAATTCTATGCCTTTGGTACAGGTCGATAAAAACTTGAAGGAAAAGATGCTTTTCATAAAAAAATTTGTCTCAGAACCGCGTATTATCGGCAGCATAACCCCGAGCTCGCCGCAGCTTGTCGCCTCTATGCTCTGTAATGTGGACTGGGAGCGCGTGGGCGCGATCGCGGAGTTCGGCGCCGGTACCGGCGTGGTGACGAAGGCGATAATAAAGAATAAACGGCCGCAGAGCAGGCTCTTTGTATTTGAGATAGAGAGCGACCTCCGGCAAAAGCTGAGCCGCGACACGGGGCTTGACATCTATGACGATGCCGCTAAGCTGCCGCGTGTGCTCGAGGATGAGAGGTTAAAGAAGGTGGACCTGATAGTTTCCGGCCTGCCCTACGCTGTTTTGCCGCAATGCGTCACCGCCTCCGTGCTTGACGGGATATCACGGACGCTGGACGACGACGGGATGTTCGTCGCCTTCCAGTATTCCCTTCACATGAAGGGAGCATTCGAGCGGATCTTCAAAGAAGTAAGGACGAGGTTTGTGATGATGAACATTCCCCCCGCTTTTGTCTATGAGTGCCGGGGGCTGAAATAGGGGATATCGCGGTTTTATTCTAAAATCTGACCGCTTCCGCAGGGAGTTTACGCCGACAAGGGCCTCGCGTATGTGCGGGCCCTTGTCGATTTGTTATTATGAGTTAATAGGCCTCCGCCGGAGCCGCTGGCAGGTTTTCGAGCTTTTTGCGGCTTTCGCGCACCTTGCGTGCCTCTTTCGCGGCGTAGGCTTCGAGCTTTGCCGTCAGTTCGTCGTCGCTCGCGGCGACGATGCGCGCCGCCAGCAGGCAGGCGTTTTTCGCGCCGTTGAGTCCCACTGAGGCCGCGGGAACGCCGGGAGGCATCTGCGTGATCGAGAGCAGCGCGTCGAGGCCGTCAAGAGCGCCGCCCTTGACGGGAACGCCGATCACGGGCAGAGTGGTGGCGGCTGCGACAACGCCGGGCAGTGCCGCCGAGAGGCCGGCGACGGCGATGATCGCCCTTATGCCGCGCCTGCGCGCGCCCTTTGCGTAGTTTTCAACGTCCGCCGGCGTGCGGTGCGCCGAGGCGATCGCAACTTCAAATTCTATGCCGAGCTCCTCAAGGATGGGCGTCCCCTTTTCCACGACGGGAATGTCGGAGGCGGAGCCCATGATTATACCGATTTTTGCCGTCATCTTATTTCCCCCTCTTCAGCGATTTGTCGCCGATGTCGTTTCTGTAGTGGGCCTTTGCGAAATGTATCTTTTTTACCCGCCCGTAGGCGCGTTCACGCGCCGTTGGCAGGTCGTCCGCGAGGCCGACTACGGTGAGGACGCGGCCGCCGTTGGTGACGAGTTCGCCCTTATCGTTGAGTTTCGTGCCGGCGTGGTAGACGAAGGTGTTTTCTATCTCTTCGTCCGCGCCGCTGATCGTACAGCCTTTCTCGAAGGCGTCGGGATATCCGCCGGAGGCCATGACGACCCCCAGCGCGACGCATTTGGCGCCGGGCCATTCCGTATCCGCCAGCTCGCCCTTGGCGCAGGCAAGGATGACTTCGCCGAAGTCGCCGCCGAAGGCGGGCAGCACGACCTGCGTCTCCGGGTCTCCGAGGCGCACGTTATATTCGAGGACTGACAGCGAACCGTCCGGCTTTATCATGATGCCGGCGTAGATGACGCCGCAGAAGGGGATATCTTCGGCTTTGAGCCCGTCGACCGTCGGGGTGAGGACCTCGTCGGTGACCTTCTTCATGAAGGCCTCGTCTACCCACGGAACGGGCGAGTAGGCTCCCATGCCGCCTGTGTTGTTGCCCTTGTCGCCGTCGAGCGCCCGCTTGTGGTCCTGGCTGGAGGGGAGGATGCGCACCGTCTTGCCGTCTGTGAGGGCGAGCACGGTCATCTCCATTCCCTGGACGTAGTCTTCGACGACTATCAGGTTGCCCGCACTGCCGAGTTTCTGCTCCTCAAGCATCATGCGGCAGGTGGCGACGGCCTCATCGTAACTTTCGGGGAGAAAGGCCCCTTTGCCGGCCGCGAGGCCGTCCGCCTTGACTACGAACGGCGCGCTGCGCTTCGCAAGGGCGGCCTTGCATTCGTCGAGGTCGGTGCAGAGGTCGAAGTCGGAGGTTGGAATGCCGTGCCTTTTCATGAACTGCTTGGAGAAAGCTTTGCTGCCCTCAAGGCGGGCGCCTGAAGCTCCCGGCCCCATGACGAGGATGCCCGCCGCGCGCAGCGCGTCCGCCGTGCCGGCCACGAGAGGTGCTTCCGGTCCGATGAAGACGAGTTCAATGCCGAGTTCGCGGCAGAGCCCGACCATGGCCTGCGGATCGCAGGGATCTCCGGCGTGGCAGCGCGCGAGCTTCGCGATTCCAGGGTTGCCGGGGCAGCAGTGCAGTCCGCCCGTTATCTTTGATTGGGAAAATGCATGGACGACCGCGTGTTCTCTGCCGCCGCCGCCTAATACCATTACCTTCATTTTGGGAGCCCCTAATGCCTGAAGGTGCGGCTTCCGCCGGCAAAGAGGCTCAGTCCGAGCTCTTCCGCTTTCTTGAAGACCTCGTTGTCGCGTATCGAGCCGCCGGGTTCGATGACTGCGACGACTCCGGCCTTATGGGCCAGCTCGACGGAATCGGCGAAGGGGAAGAAAGCGTCCGAGGCCATGACCGAGCCTTTCGCCTTGTCTCCCGCTAGCTTGATCGCGTACTCCGCGGCGTCGACGCGGTTCGTGAAGCCGCCGCCGATGCCGACCGCGGCGCCGTCCTTGACAAGCACGATGGCGTTGCTCTTGGTGATCGCGGCTGTCTTCCAGGCAAAGATGATGTCGTCCCAGAGGTCCGGCCGCGGCGTGCCGTGCCATTCTCCCTCGGCCTCCAGCGGCAGGGCCGGTAGCCTGTCCTCCTGAACGAGGAAGCCGCAGCGGTTGCCGATTATCTGGAGCTTAGGCGCGTAGCCGGGGAGTATTTTGAGGACGCGGAGGTTGGGCTTTTTTTCTTTCAGATATTCGACGGCGCCATCCTCAAAATCGGGGGCGGCGAGTATCTCGAAGAAGGTCTCGGAGACAGTCTTGGCGGTTTCAAGGTCGACCTTGCGCGTCATGCCGATGATGCCGCCGAAGGCCGAAACGGGGTCGCAGGCAAGCGCTTTTTTGAAGGCCTCTATCGGCGTGTCCGCGCAGGCGGTGCCGCAGGGCGTCGTATGTTTGACTATCGTGC
The window above is part of the Cloacibacillus evryensis DSM 19522 genome. Proteins encoded here:
- the trpB gene encoding tryptophan synthase subunit beta, which codes for MRDEIRAGFPDGAMYGGFGGSYIPENLEPVMDEIAREYEKCRADASFKEEYLRLLKEYVGRPSALTECLNLSKEARGVRIFLKREDLNHTGAHKINNCIGQALLARRMGKKKLIAETGAGMHGVATATVAALMGMECDIYMGAVDIGRQAPNVLRMRALGANVVSVEEGQRTLKEAVDAALAALCADTSLFYLIGSAVGPHPYPTMVQDFQRIIGDEARAQILEREGRLPNAVVACVGGGSNAIGAFTAFIADTEVRLIGVEPAGRGLTYGNHAATLTMGAPGVLHGFRSYLLTDGAGNPAEVYSIAAGLDYPSVGPAHADLKASGRGEYICAGDKEALDAFKLLCRTEGIIPALESSHALAGALAAAKEMNPGDIVIVNLSGRGDKDMETIAKLGIIG
- a CDS encoding HdeD family acid-resistance protein; amino-acid sequence: MLFTGNFSKDDLAKSKKRFYWVGGIMLVIGFLSLSMPMLASFAIETLLGFFLLAIGFGNAFGAYSAIRSGDSPWQQAFMAVISIAAGIVFLAHPLAGVMTLSILLAAYFLVDGITKIIEYFRVKAIGGSLWILLSGVLGVVLAFMMWKNFFTGAAVIGIILGIDLIFSGMGLILLGRGCSDMSKKM
- a CDS encoding DUF523 domain-containing protein; amino-acid sequence: MGVDCERILVSACLLGMNCRYCGGGCEDERAAELLAQYCLLPVCPEQLGGLPTPREPDEILNGRVIGRSGQDNTEAFELGAREALRAAKLFNCRFALLKERSPSCGSNVIYDGSFTGRRIAGAGVTARLLAAEGIKVFSEEHIDELKEALKCRA
- a CDS encoding HutD/Ves family protein — its product is MPRVDINVVRKDELEHKRWSGGVTTQLAIWPEDADYAARKFDWRISSAVVEDEESTFTPLPGIHRHLMLLEGGIELAHEGVGSRLMIPLADVAEFEGGWETRSSGRCVDFNLMTAKDYEGKMEPVAANKKIKLPMPPASRCWYGFYSIADGVAADIEKDGRFARVTLDRGDFLLISYLPAPGDELSVTLGSQAEIPAVSAAVWRKS
- a CDS encoding formimidoylglutamase — its product is MRYKIDPAARDLFYSRNDPKDRRLGELVSRINVKEVEEGTVAIIGVPEDRGITANKGRAGAADGPDDIRRRLYRLTPGFSADFHRLRIADVGNIRTKDLTLEEVHQAETEAVAEITARGGLPIVLGGGHDLTYPGVAGLVKGANIGHDGMGLINVDAHLDVRSDENGINSGTSFYRALTQLPDKALRGEAFVEFGIQEQYNSPYYYNWVLEQGGHVITLREVSERVMEFFLQALNAAGKNSRSIAVSLDIDAVRSTEAPGASASNPSGLKAPELDKIAYLAGRSIKVKYLDIMEVSPILDEDHRTAALAASALFSFFRGLCER
- a CDS encoding glutaredoxin family protein, with product MKELKMFMFEGCPHCKRAKEMISELLAGHPEYKDVPFVMIDEKKEPAVADKYDYYYVPTFFAGDEKIAEGVPTKEGVEKAFRAAYNG
- the cysK gene encoding cysteine synthase A, producing the protein MKNVDDLEIMELVGGTPLYRLKGDSGGAEVWVKLEGANPGGSIKDRAAWGMLKDAQRRGLLTEKTVIVEPTSGNTGIGLAMLGRALGLPVILTMPESMSKERRAVLAAFGARLVLTPASAGMAGAVDEAKRILSEDKNALLLDQFSNPGNPRAHEETTGPEILAQLPEGKRLAAFVASFGTGATVTGVGRALRKDFPDVRIVAVEPASSPLITKGKAGPHKIQGIGANFVPANLAVSEIDEFMTVTDGDALETARRLAAEEGLFSGISTGANVWAALKIAKELPRDSLVVTVQPDRGDKYLSVFSEGA
- a CDS encoding class I SAM-dependent methyltransferase, whose product is MPLVQVDKNLKEKMLFIKKFVSEPRIIGSITPSSPQLVASMLCNVDWERVGAIAEFGAGTGVVTKAIIKNKRPQSRLFVFEIESDLRQKLSRDTGLDIYDDAAKLPRVLEDERLKKVDLIVSGLPYAVLPQCVTASVLDGISRTLDDDGMFVAFQYSLHMKGAFERIFKEVRTRFVMMNIPPAFVYECRGLK
- the purE gene encoding 5-(carboxyamino)imidazole ribonucleotide mutase, yielding MTAKIGIIMGSASDIPVVEKGTPILEELGIEFEVAIASAHRTPADVENYAKGARRRGIRAIIAVAGLSAALPGVVAAATTLPVIGVPVKGGALDGLDALLSITQMPPGVPAASVGLNGAKNACLLAARIVAASDDELTAKLEAYAAKEARKVRESRKKLENLPAAPAEAY
- the purD gene encoding phosphoribosylamine--glycine ligase is translated as MKVMVLGGGGREHAVVHAFSQSKITGGLHCCPGNPGIAKLARCHAGDPCDPQAMVGLCRELGIELVFIGPEAPLVAGTADALRAAGILVMGPGASGARLEGSKAFSKQFMKRHGIPTSDFDLCTDLDECKAALAKRSAPFVVKADGLAAGKGAFLPESYDEAVATCRMMLEEQKLGSAGNLIVVEDYVQGMEMTVLALTDGKTVRILPSSQDHKRALDGDKGNNTGGMGAYSPVPWVDEAFMKKVTDEVLTPTVDGLKAEDIPFCGVIYAGIMIKPDGSLSVLEYNVRLGDPETQVVLPAFGGDFGEVILACAKGELADTEWPGAKCVALGVVMASGGYPDAFEKGCTISGADEEIENTFVYHAGTKLNDKGELVTNGGRVLTVVGLADDLPTARERAYGRVKKIHFAKAHYRNDIGDKSLKRGK